The following proteins come from a genomic window of Populus alba chromosome 12, ASM523922v2, whole genome shotgun sequence:
- the LOC118030197 gene encoding carbon catabolite repressor protein 4 homolog 5 — MRSLNHRVPATELTSATSKYKRKHPFHKKRQYHHRKKQKSVSKIEKTLTLKHHNSNQNSVSLSNRFQSIQRKKSHNYDSNFEYNRKWTFSCHDSPAYEDRVVFVSYNILGVENASKHPDLYFKIPSEFMEWERRKELICKEMHHYNAGILCFQAVDRFDDLDDLLQKDGFRGVYKARTGEACDGCAVFWKDKLFTLLHEEHIEFQSFGLRNNVAQFCVLKMNENQSETGLCTEASKTISPKRRSLVIGNIHVLFNPNRGDIKLGQVRIFLEKAYKLSQEWGNIPIIIGGDLNSLPQSAIYQFLTASELEILLHDRRNISGQLECPPQKKDLRSQDENVARSLIYRWSDEELRLATGNEELTHLQHELKLYSAYLGVPGSRGLRDNRGEPLATSYHSKFMGTVDYIWHTKGLIPVRVLETLPINILRRSAGLPNEKWGSDHLALVCELAFANDGTII, encoded by the exons atgAGATCCCTAAACCACCGAGTTCCAGCGACGGAGCTCACAAGCGCCACCTCGAAATACAAACGTAAGCatccttttcataaaaaacGACAATACCATCacagaaagaagcaaaaatcaGTCTCCAAAATTGAGAAAACCCTAACTCTTAAACATCACAACTCAAATCAAAACTCAGTCTCTTTATCAAATAGATTCCAATCAATTCAGCGCAAGAAAAGTCATAATTACGACAGTAATTTTGAATATAACCGCAAGTGGACCTTCTCTTGTCATGATTCCCCAGCCTATGAAg ATAGAGTAGTGTTTGTTTCATACAATATATTAGGtgttgaaaatgcatcaaagcATCCggatttatatttcaaaattccgTCGGAATTCATGGAATGGGAACGGCGAAAAGAGCTTATATGTAAGGAGATGCATCACTACAATGCAGGGATACTCTGTTTTCAGGCAG TCGATCGTTTTGATGATTTAGATGATCTTCTACAGAAGGATGGGTTTAGAGGTGTTTACAAG GCTCGAACGGGAGAAGCATGTGATGGGTGTGCTGTATTTTGGAAAGATAAATT ATTCACCCTCTTGCATGAAGAACATATTGAGTTCCAGAGTTTTGGCCTTCGAAATAACGTTGCtcaattttgtgttttaaag ATGAATGAAAATCAATCAGAGACTGGCTTGTGTACAGAAGCATCAAA GACAATATCCCCAAAAAGGCGAAGCTTAGTGATTGGAAATATACATGTACTCTTCAACCCAAACCGTGGAGATATCAAGCTAGGTCAG GTTcgaatatttcttgaaaaagcATACAAATTATCACAAGAATGGGGCAACATACCTATTATAATTGGTGGGGATCTAAATAGCTTACCACAG AGTGCTATTTATCAGTTTCTCACTGCTTCTGAG TTGGAAATCCTGCTACATGACCGTAGGAATATTTCTGGGCAGCTTGAATGTCCACCACAGAAGAAAGACTTGAGATCCCAGGATGAAAATGTGGCGAG GTCATTGATTTATAGATGGAGCGATGAAGAATTAAGACTAGCAACTGGCAATGAAGAACTCACACATCTTCAACACGAATTAAAACTCTATAGTGCATATCTTGGGGTTCCG GGGAGCCGTGGCTTGAGAGACAACCGAGGAGAACCCTTGGCAACTTCGTACCACTCCAAGTTTATGGGAACTGTTGATTACATATG GCATACAAAGGGACTTATTCCTGTGAGAGTTCTTGAAACCTTACCAATTAATATTTTGAGAAGAAGTGCAGGGCTTCCCAATGAG AAATGGGGAAGTGATCATCTTGCTCTTGTATGCGAACTGGCTTTTGCAAATGATGGCACTATTATCTGA